A genomic window from Sparus aurata chromosome 4, fSpaAur1.1, whole genome shotgun sequence includes:
- the mpc1 gene encoding mitochondrial pyruvate carrier 1: protein MAGTVVRKALDHLKSKEFRDYLTSTHFWGPVANWGLPIAAFTDMKKSPEIISGRMTFALCCYSLLFMRFAYKVQPRNWLLFACHLTNESAQLVQGGRLIKYKLEKKTGS, encoded by the exons ATGGCGGGGACAGTTGTACGGAAAGCTCTTGACCACCTGAAGAGCAAAGAATTCAGGGATTATTTGACGAG CACG CATTTCTGGGGTCCGGTAGCAAACTGGGGTCTTCCTATCGCCGCCTTCACAGATATGAAGAAGAGCCCTGAGATTATCAGTGGCAGGATGACCTTCG CTCTGTGCTGCTATTCACTGCTCTTCATGAGGTTCGCCTACAAGGTGCAGCCTCGCAATTGGCTGTTGTTTGCTTGCCATTTGACCAACGAGTCAGCGCAGCTTGTCCAGGGAGGTCGCCTCATCAAATACAA attGGAGAAAAAGACGGGATCTTAG